A single region of the Leptothrix cholodnii SP-6 genome encodes:
- a CDS encoding aldo/keto reductase: MPAFSRLVYGAWRIGDDADTSPAHVAAKIQACLDQGISTFDHADIYGDYRCEALFGAALRARPDLRAQIQVITKCDILLLSGQFPERRVKHYDTSPAHIRASVERSLERLGVERIDLLLLHRPDPFMDAGATGACLDQLVAGGKVAAVGVSNFSPADWQLLQSRMRTPLVTNQIELGLLARSAFTDGQLAFLQQHRVRPMAWSPLGGGALMAQGDAASPAVQRLQPALQRIAAEHGVMTDAVALAWLLAHPAGILPVIGTNRIERIQRVNDAFKVRIDRQTWFELWTLAEGHEVP; encoded by the coding sequence ATGCCGGCCTTCAGCCGGCTGGTCTACGGCGCCTGGCGCATCGGTGACGATGCCGACACCAGCCCGGCGCACGTGGCCGCCAAGATCCAGGCCTGTCTCGACCAGGGCATCAGCACCTTCGACCACGCCGACATCTACGGCGACTACCGCTGCGAGGCGCTGTTCGGCGCCGCGCTGCGCGCCCGGCCGGATCTGCGCGCGCAGATCCAGGTCATCACCAAGTGCGACATCCTGCTGCTGTCGGGCCAGTTCCCCGAGCGGCGGGTCAAGCACTACGACACCTCGCCGGCGCACATCCGCGCGTCGGTGGAGCGCTCGCTGGAGCGCCTGGGCGTCGAGCGCATCGACCTGCTGCTGCTGCACCGCCCCGATCCGTTCATGGATGCGGGTGCCACCGGCGCCTGCCTCGACCAGCTGGTCGCAGGTGGCAAGGTGGCGGCGGTGGGCGTGTCGAACTTCAGCCCGGCCGACTGGCAGCTGCTGCAGTCGCGCATGCGCACGCCGCTGGTCACCAACCAGATCGAGCTGGGCCTGCTGGCGCGCAGCGCCTTCACCGACGGGCAGCTGGCCTTCCTGCAGCAGCACCGCGTGCGGCCGATGGCCTGGTCGCCGCTGGGTGGCGGCGCGCTGATGGCGCAGGGCGACGCGGCCAGCCCGGCCGTGCAGCGCCTGCAGCCCGCCCTGCAGCGCATCGCCGCCGAACACGGCGTGATGACCGACGCGGTGGCGCTGGCCTGGCTGCTGGCGCATCCGGCGGGCATCCTGCCGGTGATCGGCACCAACCGGATCGAGCGCATCCAACGCGTCAACGACGCCTTCAAGGTGCGCATCGACCGCCAGACCTGGTTCGAGCTCTGGACCCTGGCCGAAGGCCACGAAGTCCCCTGA